From the genome of Prevotella herbatica, one region includes:
- a CDS encoding D-Ala-D-Ala carboxypeptidase family metallohydrolase, producing the protein MTLEQAKEKRLTEHFTLYEMMRSDTAENHNIDNTPDATQIENLKYLCEKILEPLRRNFGVIKINSGFRCPVLNQRVNGVGNSQHLFGEAADIHCNSSYIARKYFDFITNLCPYDQLLFEYRRGGSFWIHVSIKRNERNRKMRIENYPAKH; encoded by the coding sequence ATGACACTTGAACAAGCAAAAGAGAAAAGGCTTACTGAGCATTTTACTCTTTATGAAATGATGCGTTCTGATACTGCTGAAAACCACAACATCGACAATACCCCCGACGCAACACAGATTGAAAACTTAAAATATCTGTGTGAAAAAATCCTAGAACCTTTACGCCGTAATTTTGGCGTAATCAAAATTAACAGCGGTTTTCGCTGCCCTGTACTTAACCAGCGAGTTAATGGAGTTGGAAACTCTCAACACCTTTTTGGTGAAGCTGCCGACATACATTGCAACAGTTCATATATAGCCAGAAAATATTTTGACTTTATTACGAATCTTTGTCCGTATGATCAACTGCTTTTCGAATACCGAAGAGGTGGTTCTTTTTGGATTCACGTTTCAATTAAACGTAACGAAAGGAATCGTAAAATGAGAATAGAAAATTATCCAGCTAAACATTAA
- a CDS encoding RloB family protein: protein MKNQKTKPIRKSIAVIGEGLTEYRYIESMRTNERYRFHLFPGVPKHSDINDMVALAQRRLNEGYDYVLCLVDMDVILSNQEKLRQYKLLQKQNRKIEFIESNPCTEYWFLMHYMPHSSSKEYPTYDAVAKELRKYIPDYDKSEEFFNKTDIYKYLKENSDMPRAIEISRDLDHLRENEPDVYKSYSQMYKLFDKILEITQKK from the coding sequence ATGAAGAATCAGAAAACTAAACCCATTAGAAAAAGTATAGCTGTCATTGGTGAAGGATTGACGGAATACAGATATATTGAATCTATGCGAACAAACGAGCGCTACCGATTTCACTTATTTCCAGGTGTTCCCAAACATTCCGATATCAATGATATGGTTGCATTGGCACAGAGAAGACTCAACGAGGGTTATGACTATGTACTCTGCCTTGTAGATATGGACGTAATATTAAGCAATCAAGAAAAGTTAAGACAATACAAACTATTACAGAAACAAAACCGTAAAATTGAGTTCATAGAGTCTAACCCATGTACGGAATATTGGTTCTTGATGCATTACATGCCTCACTCTTCAAGTAAGGAGTATCCTACATACGATGCTGTAGCAAAGGAACTGCGTAAATATATCCCCGATTATGACAAAAGCGAGGAATTCTTCAACAAGACAGATATATACAAATATCTAAAAGAAAATAGCGACATGCCCCGTGCAATTGAGATCTCGCGAGATTTAGACCATTTGAGAGAGAATGAACCAGATGTATATAAGTCTTATTCACAGATGTACAAACTATTTGATAAGATACTAGAAATAACACAGAAAAAATAA
- a CDS encoding bifunctional DNA primase/helicase has product MAQTYDDGYGHKVVAKEDLQISRSTSAKTSGKIRCKCPECSSHEGNKPNSDCVSIDLDTGWGHCFRCGTVFLLESHFKTWKEGQEKRYAKKKYNLPTADYFMPSFGTKTMEYLKFRCISTETAHKLGIRTRVIEHGTTKEEYIGFPFIDGSNTVDVQFKLASKTEKKFFFEQGCEKIPYNINSAIGASQILITEGMMDTAACTECGYEAVVSLPNGAQSDLRCFDKYKDYFSGATIIYAGDTDEPGIEARNKVAAYFGESRMKSVDWTYRWKDGEGEDNMHCAKDANQMLMEKGRDAVVWCIEHAKKMNIAGLVELDTVESQLDDLYENGLPKAKDLHVAKLNNIFRIEDGLIYLGFAAPGSGKSTMMNFIMMSMVHLYGTHILVYSPEKYPTARHYSEMINVMTGKEFSKGKLIEPAYQRGKEICREYIREIDANVTNDIDGILHIAQQEYYQGLCDMLIIDPFNWIQLPEQTGITDTMKYTMLLMKIVQFAHQYKVPVFMMHHPRKFDDKTKLTINDIFGSSDFGNKSDYVFWLDRKKDEDPLKEVTYWNCIKCRWNEIGKTGTVALKYSTDTMRYAGCNQNFDKTYSPISEDESDWTKHEATSQEIDFSPKPPTECPF; this is encoded by the coding sequence ATGGCACAGACTTATGATGACGGCTACGGTCACAAGGTTGTAGCAAAGGAGGATTTACAGATATCACGGTCCACAAGCGCAAAGACGAGCGGAAAGATAAGATGCAAGTGTCCTGAATGCAGCAGCCACGAGGGCAACAAGCCCAATTCCGACTGCGTGAGCATTGACCTTGATACGGGTTGGGGACACTGCTTCAGATGCGGAACGGTGTTTCTACTTGAAAGCCATTTCAAGACATGGAAGGAAGGACAGGAAAAGCGGTATGCCAAGAAGAAATACAACCTGCCTACGGCTGATTATTTCATGCCCAGCTTCGGTACAAAGACGATGGAGTATCTCAAATTCAGATGCATCAGCACCGAGACGGCACATAAACTTGGCATCAGGACAAGGGTGATTGAGCACGGAACGACAAAGGAGGAGTATATCGGATTCCCGTTCATCGACGGCAGCAACACCGTTGACGTGCAGTTTAAACTGGCTTCAAAGACCGAAAAGAAGTTCTTCTTTGAACAGGGCTGCGAGAAGATTCCCTATAACATCAACAGTGCCATAGGTGCCTCGCAGATACTCATCACAGAGGGCATGATGGACACGGCAGCCTGCACCGAATGTGGTTATGAGGCGGTGGTGAGTCTACCCAACGGGGCACAGAGCGACCTGCGATGTTTCGACAAATACAAGGACTATTTCAGCGGTGCAACGATTATCTATGCGGGAGATACAGATGAGCCTGGTATTGAGGCACGCAACAAGGTTGCTGCTTACTTCGGGGAGTCACGGATGAAGAGCGTTGACTGGACTTACAGATGGAAGGATGGCGAGGGCGAGGACAACATGCACTGTGCCAAGGATGCCAACCAGATGCTTATGGAGAAAGGCAGGGATGCCGTGGTGTGGTGCATTGAGCACGCAAAGAAGATGAACATTGCGGGACTCGTGGAACTGGACACGGTGGAGTCACAGCTTGATGACCTTTACGAGAACGGACTGCCAAAGGCGAAGGACCTGCACGTGGCGAAGCTGAACAACATCTTCAGGATTGAGGACGGACTGATCTATCTTGGTTTTGCCGCTCCGGGCAGTGGAAAGTCAACGATGATGAACTTCATCATGATGAGCATGGTGCATCTTTACGGCACGCACATCCTCGTTTATAGTCCAGAGAAATATCCTACAGCCCGTCACTATTCTGAGATGATCAACGTTATGACTGGTAAGGAGTTCAGCAAGGGCAAACTGATTGAGCCAGCCTATCAGCGAGGAAAGGAAATCTGTAGGGAGTATATCCGTGAGATTGACGCAAACGTGACCAACGACATCGACGGCATCCTGCATATAGCGCAGCAGGAGTATTACCAGGGACTGTGCGACATGCTGATTATAGACCCTTTCAACTGGATTCAGCTACCAGAGCAGACAGGCATCACGGACACAATGAAGTACACGATGCTGCTGATGAAGATTGTACAGTTCGCCCATCAGTATAAAGTGCCTGTGTTCATGATGCATCATCCCCGCAAGTTTGACGACAAGACGAAGCTCACCATCAACGACATCTTTGGTAGCAGTGACTTCGGAAACAAGAGTGATTACGTGTTCTGGCTTGACCGCAAGAAGGACGAGGACCCGCTGAAGGAAGTAACGTACTGGAACTGCATCAAGTGCCGTTGGAATGAGATCGGAAAGACGGGTACCGTTGCGCTGAAGTATTCTACGGACACCATGCGGTATGCTGGCTGCAATCAGAACTTCGATAAGACGTATAGTCCCATCAGTGAGGATGAGAGCGACTGGACGAAGCATGAAGCCACTTCTCAGGAGATTGACTTCAGCCCAAAGCCTCCTACTGAATGCCCGTTCTAA
- a CDS encoding AAA family ATPase, which produces MIAEFKIKNFYSLKDEQTLSFIPTNDKTSEDVYTENVADGIRLLKIGCIYGSNASGKTNILHALDFFSHFMVDTSQKKGDETGVIPFLLDNVSNKEKTEFEMTFYLMQERYKLNLILDRKIVYKEILQVYTSPQPTLLYDRTYNADTDSTEIKFGSKAGLLKKKRDAIEGNTISNRSVIAAFGISNVEKSKLNLVYEMFSNHIAPAMLPTNSLMGFIKKNLRDRRNDKMKKFILHFLKASDFNISDISIHDEEIKINSDMEAFIRNAPSMSDKEKDEIIQNGTIKREELFFTHHTTNGEAELNEELESMGTKRYMGLATILYDLLARGVFLPIDEIETSIHYELLSYFIRVFLVNSKKHSQLIMTTHDINLLDENYIRRDTIWFTDKNDCGETQLLRLSSLGLHKTISVYNAYRQEKLVDLPFTESIYIDKNLYDEESEN; this is translated from the coding sequence ATGATAGCAGAATTCAAAATCAAGAACTTCTATTCGCTTAAGGACGAACAAACACTTAGTTTCATCCCAACGAATGACAAGACTTCTGAAGACGTTTACACTGAGAATGTAGCCGATGGCATTCGTTTGCTGAAAATCGGATGCATCTATGGTTCAAATGCTTCAGGAAAGACAAATATCCTGCATGCTTTAGATTTCTTCTCACATTTCATGGTTGATACTAGCCAGAAAAAAGGTGATGAAACTGGTGTTATTCCATTTCTTCTGGATAACGTTTCAAATAAAGAAAAAACAGAGTTTGAAATGACATTCTATCTTATGCAAGAAAGATATAAACTGAATCTTATACTTGATCGTAAAATCGTTTATAAAGAGATATTACAGGTATATACTTCTCCTCAGCCTACATTATTGTATGATAGGACATATAATGCGGATACAGATTCTACTGAAATAAAATTTGGCTCAAAAGCTGGTCTGTTGAAGAAAAAGCGAGATGCTATTGAAGGAAATACCATTAGTAATCGATCAGTAATTGCAGCTTTTGGTATTTCTAACGTGGAAAAAAGCAAGCTAAATCTGGTGTACGAAATGTTTTCAAATCACATTGCACCAGCCATGTTACCAACAAACTCACTTATGGGATTCATTAAAAAGAATCTTAGAGACCGTAGAAATGATAAAATGAAAAAGTTCATCCTTCATTTCTTGAAAGCATCAGATTTCAATATTTCCGATATATCAATACATGATGAGGAAATAAAGATAAATTCGGATATGGAAGCATTTATTAGAAATGCACCAAGTATGTCAGATAAAGAAAAGGATGAAATCATCCAAAATGGTACTATCAAAAGGGAAGAATTATTTTTCACTCATCATACTACTAATGGGGAAGCAGAACTCAACGAAGAATTGGAGTCAATGGGAACTAAAAGATATATGGGACTGGCAACAATACTTTATGATTTGTTGGCACGTGGTGTTTTTCTCCCTATTGATGAAATAGAAACAAGTATTCATTATGAACTACTTTCATACTTCATTAGAGTGTTCCTTGTTAATAGCAAGAAGCATTCACAATTGATTATGACAACTCACGACATCAATCTTTTAGATGAAAATTATATTCGCCGAGATACCATTTGGTTTACAGATAAGAACGACTGTGGAGAAACTCAACTCCTTAGACTATCATCACTGGGGCTGCATAAAACCATTTCTGTTTACAATGCATATAGACAGGAGAAGTTAGTTGATCTTCCATTCACTGAAAGTATCTATATAGATAAAAATTTGTACGATGAAGAATCAGAAAACTAA
- a CDS encoding VapE domain-containing protein: protein MKISKINVLYKTKQEIKQKLTSLDDLFVMIRGEKYQKQCNKLRYALNSYPNIAGMKLTETAELPQIQFSLCRKQYTGYVLLSFKAEDGWLNNLKFLAEGLPQTLMCFTGASAKSLKIVVAFTLPDGTLPQTEQDICFFHQHAYFTCAKFYEAELGIKCERTVPTTQTVCRISTDEHVFLNASAIPMILQQPHEGVEKRVKSEIRYQMKKTSYNAGRESGVIPFYEKQHMAMAKFQTIFLNLINNAVDMDMDEIVTELAKNCQRNGLAEEFCIKRLMRHAPYCNFDYIVRNCFRNVYDTSAPKSDCAVSKMTIDMERLRTFLAVRYAFRKNEITNDCEYRERDSFIFSWNSVTKEVLNTITINAKAEGIDAWDKDVKRFIESSFTEDYDPIADWITYLPKWDGEDRIDKFAQRVKTDNQDWVKNFHLWFIGMVSQWMRRNSMHGNSLVPLLVGEQGDGKSTFCRMIIPDEQQIYYTDRVDFTKKEDAVKALSRFILINIDEYDSISKRQTAFLKYMLQAVDVKFRNLYESITQQHKRYAAFIGTTNNPQPLIDYTGSRRYMCIRVKERIDTSTAVNYEQMYAQAVEEIKSGARTYFDNEAEHQIQLANADFLQIDCMDDIFFEMFHRPAKEEKAMRLTATEIVQKMKTKYRNISINNSNIMRVGHILMRNKFKLTRGKSRRYDIATNDTMVPLD, encoded by the coding sequence ATGAAAATATCTAAAATCAATGTCTTGTATAAGACAAAACAGGAAATCAAACAAAAATTGACGAGTCTTGACGATTTGTTTGTCATGATTCGAGGTGAAAAATACCAAAAACAGTGCAATAAACTGCGATATGCCCTCAACTCATACCCCAATATTGCGGGTATGAAGTTGACTGAGACGGCAGAACTGCCACAGATACAGTTTTCTTTGTGCAGAAAACAGTACACGGGCTATGTATTGCTGTCATTCAAGGCAGAGGACGGTTGGCTGAACAATCTGAAGTTTCTTGCAGAGGGACTTCCGCAGACATTGATGTGCTTTACCGGAGCATCGGCGAAGTCGCTGAAAATCGTAGTGGCATTTACTCTGCCAGACGGTACGCTGCCACAGACAGAACAGGACATCTGCTTCTTTCATCAGCATGCCTACTTCACATGTGCTAAGTTTTACGAGGCGGAACTTGGCATCAAATGCGAGCGAACAGTGCCTACCACCCAGACTGTATGCAGAATAAGCACGGACGAGCATGTGTTTCTTAATGCCAGTGCTATACCGATGATTCTTCAGCAGCCACATGAAGGCGTTGAGAAAAGGGTGAAAAGTGAGATTCGCTATCAGATGAAGAAGACAAGCTACAATGCAGGCAGGGAGAGTGGCGTGATTCCTTTTTATGAAAAGCAGCACATGGCAATGGCGAAGTTTCAGACAATATTTCTGAATCTAATCAACAATGCCGTGGATATGGATATGGACGAGATTGTGACGGAACTTGCGAAAAACTGTCAGCGCAACGGTCTTGCGGAGGAGTTCTGCATCAAGAGACTGATGCGACATGCGCCATATTGTAATTTTGATTATATCGTGCGCAACTGCTTCCGCAATGTCTATGACACGAGTGCGCCAAAATCAGACTGTGCGGTATCAAAGATGACTATTGACATGGAAAGACTGCGCACGTTTCTTGCCGTGAGATATGCTTTCCGCAAGAATGAGATCACAAACGACTGCGAATACAGGGAACGTGACAGTTTTATATTTTCGTGGAACTCGGTTACAAAAGAGGTTCTCAACACGATAACAATCAATGCAAAGGCTGAGGGTATTGACGCATGGGACAAGGACGTGAAGCGATTCATAGAATCATCATTCACAGAAGATTACGACCCGATTGCCGACTGGATAACTTATCTACCAAAATGGGATGGCGAGGACCGCATAGACAAGTTTGCCCAGAGGGTGAAAACGGATAACCAGGACTGGGTGAAGAACTTTCATCTGTGGTTTATCGGTATGGTGAGCCAATGGATGCGCAGGAACTCCATGCACGGTAATTCACTTGTTCCGCTGTTGGTAGGCGAACAGGGAGACGGAAAGTCAACATTTTGCAGAATGATCATCCCTGACGAACAGCAGATTTACTACACAGACCGTGTGGACTTCACGAAGAAGGAGGATGCCGTGAAGGCATTGAGCCGATTTATATTGATAAACATAGATGAATATGACAGTATTTCAAAGCGCCAGACAGCATTTCTTAAATACATGTTGCAGGCAGTGGACGTGAAGTTCCGCAATCTATATGAGAGTATCACGCAGCAGCACAAGCGATATGCTGCCTTCATCGGTACGACCAACAATCCTCAACCGTTGATAGACTATACCGGTTCACGACGATACATGTGTATCAGGGTAAAGGAACGCATAGACACAAGCACGGCAGTGAACTATGAACAGATGTATGCGCAGGCAGTTGAGGAAATAAAATCGGGAGCGAGAACATATTTCGACAACGAGGCGGAACATCAGATTCAGCTTGCTAATGCCGACTTTCTACAGATTGACTGCATGGATGACATTTTCTTTGAGATGTTTCATCGTCCTGCGAAAGAGGAAAAGGCGATGCGTCTCACGGCAACGGAGATTGTGCAGAAAATGAAAACGAAGTATCGTAACATCAGCATCAACAACAGCAACATCATGCGTGTAGGACATATTCTGATGAGGAATAAGTTTAAGCTGACAAGGGGAAAGTCTCGCCGTTATGACATCGCTACAAATGACACGATGGTGCCACTTGATTAA
- a CDS encoding DUF4906 domain-containing protein: MELMKRTDNKDIIIRMKHYTRYIQNIYTSLASFGSLMLLLMALGLSSCVTDDSVGPFSKGSSDSTIVRLTFNINDGAQTRSITADNENTVNDITILVFDAGGSLIGSKYVFPVSSIPVDVPVTARSASGSTIYAIANTGPEGYFAGINTIDQLNNMSTTISSPSVLESDGSISGSNGALMVGKAIAEIPNSNKIPITLYHQCGKFSFTINAAAGVTITGYQLCHVPLSSYITDSHVPVPPASTVVGPPAGSDSYNDFAAVSGLNLASLSKTYYVYENLCGSSNSVTDEKSRNSSNAPTTASYLLVNAKGSGWKSTYRIYLGGMTNVANPLTDLTNFNVYRNLNYNCTINLGANGGNGDARVTYTATVQDTRTTAVTGTAVVGTYLYSDGKTGTTTDGHTVVGIVFSNQLSSTEYNAGYTHGYALALKNVSTSTFAYKTTNDESNLTKVQTFSAYYNDINAGYYGTFIMNYDKSNATYPAWQLANNYNVNISGFKNSGWYLPSIGQWWDVCANLGKVDLSGQQTSNKVYGNLYGDGTVTTKVNNAISAAGGIPLNSDGYYWSASELSVTSCVIIYINVAQLYIAYTSKNGGCYVRAVLAF, encoded by the coding sequence ATGGAACTGATGAAAAGAACTGATAATAAGGATATAATAATAAGGATGAAACACTATACACGATACATACAAAACATATATACCTCACTAGCCTCATTTGGTTCATTGATGTTACTTTTGATGGCATTGGGTTTAAGTTCCTGTGTCACCGATGACTCCGTAGGACCCTTTTCTAAGGGTTCTTCAGACAGTACCATTGTGCGTCTTACTTTCAATATCAACGATGGGGCTCAAACGCGCTCGATAACTGCAGACAATGAGAATACCGTGAACGATATCACCATACTTGTTTTTGATGCCGGAGGGTCTCTTATCGGCAGCAAGTATGTGTTCCCGGTTTCTTCTATTCCAGTTGATGTTCCCGTAACCGCGCGTTCCGCCTCAGGAAGCACCATCTATGCTATTGCCAATACAGGTCCTGAGGGTTACTTCGCTGGAATTAATACCATTGATCAGCTTAACAACATGAGTACCACGATCTCTTCACCTTCCGTTTTGGAGAGTGACGGCAGCATATCTGGCAGTAATGGAGCTTTAATGGTAGGTAAGGCAATCGCCGAGATCCCCAATAGTAATAAAATACCAATTACCTTATATCATCAGTGCGGCAAGTTTAGCTTCACGATAAATGCAGCTGCTGGTGTAACGATTACGGGGTATCAGCTCTGCCATGTCCCTCTTAGTAGTTATATAACAGACAGTCATGTCCCTGTCCCCCCAGCTTCTACCGTAGTTGGTCCTCCTGCAGGTTCGGATAGCTACAACGACTTTGCTGCTGTTAGTGGTCTAAACCTGGCATCCTTGTCAAAGACTTATTATGTATACGAGAACCTGTGTGGTAGCAGCAACAGTGTCACAGACGAGAAGTCCAGAAATAGCAGTAATGCTCCCACTACAGCTAGTTACCTTCTTGTCAATGCTAAGGGTAGTGGTTGGAAATCCACTTATAGAATCTATCTTGGCGGAATGACGAATGTAGCCAATCCATTAACCGATCTTACTAATTTTAATGTCTACCGCAACTTGAACTACAATTGCACTATAAATCTTGGTGCAAACGGTGGTAATGGAGACGCAAGAGTAACTTATACAGCGACAGTACAGGACACGCGCACTACGGCTGTGACAGGCACTGCAGTAGTAGGAACCTATTTGTACAGTGATGGTAAAACTGGTACTACTACTGATGGTCATACAGTAGTTGGCATCGTATTCTCCAACCAGCTTAGTTCAACGGAATACAATGCAGGTTATACCCATGGTTATGCACTTGCGCTGAAAAATGTGTCAACTAGTACATTTGCATATAAAACTACTAATGATGAGTCAAACTTGACAAAGGTTCAAACATTCTCAGCATATTATAATGATATCAATGCTGGCTATTATGGAACGTTTATTATGAATTACGATAAATCAAACGCTACCTATCCCGCATGGCAGTTAGCCAATAATTATAATGTAAACATCTCTGGATTTAAAAACAGTGGCTGGTATCTTCCAAGTATCGGTCAATGGTGGGATGTTTGTGCAAATCTTGGTAAGGTTGATCTTAGCGGTCAGCAAACTTCCAATAAAGTATATGGTAACCTTTATGGCGATGGAACAGTAACAACCAAAGTTAATAATGCAATATCAGCAGCAGGCGGTATACCATTAAATTCAGATGGTTATTATTGGTCAGCGTCAGAGTTATCTGTTACTAGTTGTGTCATCATATATATCAATGTTGCTCAATTGTACATAGCCTACACCAGTAAGAACGGTGGGTGTTATGTCCGGGCGGTTCTTGCTTTTTAA
- a CDS encoding RteC domain-containing protein: protein MDNQKYYWSGTKSELIELCYALHVCKLIEDYDGNTPTFLEICKMAFDYFEINSPQYPYLRICQMKQRKKKKASSLLYKSYKKLFES, encoded by the coding sequence ATGGATAATCAAAAATATTATTGGAGTGGCACAAAGTCAGAACTGATTGAACTGTGCTATGCTCTGCATGTATGTAAACTAATTGAAGATTACGATGGAAACACACCAACATTCTTGGAAATTTGCAAAATGGCATTTGATTATTTTGAAATAAATAGTCCGCAATATCCTTATTTGCGTATCTGTCAGATGAAGCAGCGAAAGAAGAAAAAAGCGTCTAGTTTGTTGTATAAGTCATACAAAAAACTGTTCGAAAGTTAA